From the bacterium genome, one window contains:
- the guaB gene encoding IMP dehydrogenase: MKKEFPQALTFDDVLLVPAKSQVLPRDTKTQTKLTKKITLNIPILSSAMDTVTESRTAISMARHGGIGIIHKNMSIADQVEEVHKVKKSESAIVADPLTVDPDEPLSVALALMKRYGISGLPVTKAGKLVGILTNRDLRFLKDQKQKIKEVMTSKNLVTVDEKVHLDRARELLQKHRIEKLLVVDKKGHLKGLITVKDIEKSEHFPNSVKDSYGRLLVGAAVSVGDDGYNRAKALYEAGADVVIVDTAHGHSQMVLDTVALIKKKIPALQIIGGNIATGEAAKDLINAGADGVKVGVGPGSICTTRIVSGVGVPQISAIQYCVEVASKFGIPLVSDGGIKFSGDMMKALAAGASTVMIGSLFAGTDEAPGEVVLYQGRSYKVYRGMGSIGAMKKGSRDRYFQSDIDEESKFVPEGIEGRVPYKGSLAESIYQLTGGIRSGMGYLGCKTIEEVHKKAKFVSITSAGLRESHVHDVIITKEAPNYNVS, translated from the coding sequence ATGAAGAAAGAGTTCCCTCAAGCCTTAACATTTGATGATGTTCTTTTGGTTCCTGCCAAAAGCCAGGTTCTTCCGCGCGATACTAAAACCCAAACAAAATTAACCAAAAAAATAACGCTTAATATCCCTATTTTATCATCGGCTATGGATACAGTTACCGAGTCGCGTACGGCTATTAGCATGGCTCGTCATGGCGGTATTGGTATTATTCATAAAAATATGAGTATTGCCGATCAGGTTGAGGAAGTTCATAAAGTAAAAAAATCTGAATCGGCCATTGTAGCCGATCCTTTAACGGTAGATCCCGATGAGCCGCTAAGTGTAGCTCTAGCTCTTATGAAACGTTATGGGATTTCGGGCTTACCTGTAACCAAAGCGGGCAAGCTGGTGGGGATATTAACCAACCGTGATTTGCGTTTTTTAAAAGATCAAAAACAAAAAATTAAAGAGGTAATGACCAGTAAAAACCTTGTGACCGTAGATGAAAAGGTTCATCTCGATCGTGCTCGTGAATTGTTACAAAAGCACCGAATTGAAAAGCTCTTGGTTGTTGATAAAAAGGGCCATTTAAAAGGGCTTATTACCGTTAAGGATATCGAAAAATCGGAGCATTTTCCTAATTCTGTTAAAGACAGCTATGGTCGGCTCCTTGTGGGTGCGGCGGTGTCGGTAGGGGACGATGGCTATAATCGGGCCAAGGCATTATATGAAGCCGGTGCCGATGTGGTGATTGTGGATACGGCCCATGGGCATTCTCAAATGGTGCTGGATACGGTAGCACTCATAAAAAAGAAAATTCCGGCCTTGCAGATTATAGGCGGCAATATTGCCACCGGCGAAGCTGCTAAAGATCTTATTAATGCTGGTGCCGATGGTGTTAAGGTAGGGGTAGGGCCCGGTTCAATTTGTACAACCCGTATTGTGAGTGGTGTGGGTGTGCCTCAAATTTCGGCCATTCAATATTGTGTGGAAGTAGCCTCCAAGTTTGGTATCCCTCTTGTATCCGACGGCGGTATTAAATTTTCGGGTGATATGATGAAAGCCTTGGCTGCAGGTGCCAGCACGGTGATGATAGGTTCTTTATTTGCCGGTACCGACGAAGCGCCAGGTGAAGTGGTGCTGTATCAAGGTCGTAGTTATAAAGTATATCGTGGTATGGGTTCTATTGGCGCCATGAAAAAGGGTAGCCGCGACCGTTACTTTCAATCGGATATTGATGAAGAATCCAAATTTGTTCCCGAAGGTATCGAAGGCCGTGTTCCTTACAAAGGGTCTTTGGCCGAAAGTATTTATCAGCTTACCGGTGGTATTCGTTCGGGCATGGGTTATTTGGGCTGCAAAACAATTGAAGAAGTGCACAAGAAGGCCAAGTTTGTGTCGATCACATCGGCCGGTTTGCGTGAATCACATGTGCATGATGTGATTATCACCAAAGAAGCTCCTAACTACAACGTTTCTTAA
- a CDS encoding DUF115 domain-containing protein, with amino-acid sequence MSFFERNLAVLKKRYPELARQMELLKPVPAFSSSTIEGEPEVILKTSDGKEFPYHGGESPKKYAKEFVKKLEFKNPRVIIFAGIGLGHHLLEYAKNPQPTNRTVLVLEPFPYLFREALEQTDLTPLFLASNFGWFIGQDTAKLTQFFSSFFSEYLNLSMARAIEYVIYPPAYKLSAPFIDEAQKKILPAVITHQFSRYFCDPYDAHIGYQNTLDNLNLLNGMADFSKAKNAFEGKPGIVVASGPSLNESLPYLKEVQNKAVIAACPSALKVLVDAGIHPHLWLNVERAEMQGKYFEDLKDKPPHVFVGNILVHPRCYTGNHVNGNGSLNSYILGESGLARWVPFSGPRYDHGHSSAHTAFLLLKELGCKSIYLVGQDLSYLGKESHGEGVWDESAVAMAQLQGDEKAVIQLPGNSGSTVTVNAYWYLFLQTFVSQLVPQYAGKVYNVIPSTMGVKINGTERLDPQTLPQQLTESFDVLGILEAKLSPPSPGEQKETREKINAKLRVTQEALKRLKTYASDFALACKQFQFSDAVLIKDWNKAKPVFEAFKKASAAFSAQAGPDGSDSEAKEVFKEFVHPLIQGIFLRGQIDYFGGSGEEEGNFSELQRKAELLYHLAKDEGFWIDRLFRLISSH; translated from the coding sequence ATGTCCTTTTTTGAACGTAATTTAGCTGTTCTTAAAAAACGTTACCCCGAACTGGCACGCCAGATGGAGTTGTTAAAACCCGTTCCTGCCTTTTCTAGCTCTACTATTGAGGGCGAACCCGAAGTTATTCTAAAAACCAGCGATGGCAAAGAGTTTCCTTACCATGGTGGGGAATCCCCCAAAAAATACGCAAAAGAATTTGTTAAAAAGCTCGAATTTAAAAACCCGCGTGTGATTATTTTTGCGGGTATTGGTTTGGGGCATCATTTGTTGGAATATGCCAAAAATCCTCAGCCTACAAATAGAACAGTATTGGTTTTGGAGCCTTTTCCGTATTTGTTTCGCGAAGCCTTGGAGCAAACTGATTTAACGCCTCTTTTTTTGGCGTCTAATTTTGGTTGGTTTATTGGGCAAGATACGGCCAAACTCACTCAATTTTTTTCTTCATTCTTTTCCGAGTACCTTAATCTGTCTATGGCTCGCGCTATTGAATACGTTATTTATCCGCCGGCTTATAAGCTATCGGCGCCTTTTATAGATGAGGCACAAAAAAAGATTTTACCTGCTGTTATCACGCATCAGTTTAGCCGTTATTTTTGTGACCCGTACGATGCCCACATAGGCTATCAAAATACCTTGGATAATTTGAATTTGTTAAACGGTATGGCCGATTTTTCTAAAGCTAAAAATGCTTTTGAGGGAAAACCGGGTATTGTGGTGGCGTCGGGACCATCTCTTAACGAGAGCCTTCCTTATTTAAAAGAGGTGCAAAATAAAGCTGTTATAGCGGCCTGTCCTTCGGCATTAAAAGTGCTTGTTGATGCGGGTATTCATCCTCATCTATGGCTTAATGTGGAACGTGCCGAAATGCAGGGAAAATATTTTGAAGATCTTAAAGATAAGCCCCCCCATGTATTTGTGGGAAACATTTTAGTGCACCCGCGTTGTTACACGGGTAACCACGTTAACGGTAATGGGAGTTTAAATAGTTATATTTTGGGTGAAAGCGGATTGGCACGGTGGGTGCCTTTTTCTGGACCACGCTACGATCATGGCCATTCTTCGGCTCATACCGCATTTTTGTTACTGAAGGAATTGGGTTGTAAATCTATTTATTTAGTAGGCCAAGATTTATCCTATTTAGGTAAAGAAAGTCATGGTGAAGGCGTGTGGGATGAATCGGCCGTTGCCATGGCACAGCTTCAAGGTGATGAAAAAGCGGTAATACAGTTGCCCGGTAACAGCGGGAGCACAGTGACGGTGAATGCCTACTGGTATTTGTTTTTACAAACTTTTGTGAGTCAGTTGGTGCCTCAGTACGCCGGAAAAGTATACAATGTGATTCCTTCCACCATGGGAGTTAAAATTAACGGTACCGAGCGGCTTGATCCTCAAACCTTGCCACAACAATTAACCGAAAGTTTTGATGTGTTAGGTATTTTAGAAGCCAAACTTAGCCCGCCTAGTCCGGGCGAACAAAAGGAAACACGCGAAAAAATAAATGCAAAACTCCGTGTTACTCAAGAAGCGTTAAAGCGTCTTAAAACTTACGCCTCCGATTTTGCTTTAGCCTGTAAACAGTTTCAGTTTAGCGATGCTGTTTTGATAAAGGATTGGAACAAGGCTAAACCTGTTTTTGAGGCTTTCAAAAAAGCATCAGCTGCTTTTTCCGCACAGGCCGGGCCTGATGGCAGTGATAGTGAAGCTAAAGAGGTTTTTAAAGAGTTTGTTCATCCTCTTATACAGGGTATTTTTTTAAGAGGACAAATTGATTACTTTGGTGGCTCTGGCGAAGAGGAAGGTAATTTTTCTGAGTTACAGCGTAAGGCCGAACTTTTGTACCATTTGGCCAAAGACGAAGGTTTTTGGATTGACCGTCTTTTTCGTTTAATAAGCTCTCATTAA
- the guaA gene encoding glutamine-hydrolyzing GMP synthase: MDKVLVLDFGSQYTQLIARRIREQKVYCEILNCRTSLSKIKEFNPSAIVLSGGPDSVLNKKSPKIDPQIFNLGLPILGICYGLQLMAHHLGGKVTHSEKREYGRAEIDVVARDNELLAGVPQGSVIWMSHGDSIDQIPTGFQTLARSHNGIITAFGDKNRRLYGLQFHPEVVHSESGTQVIRNFLLTVAGLKADWTMDSFIEKEVERIRSIVLKDNVILGLSGGVDSSVAAVLIQKAIGKQLTCIFINNGVLRYKEAQDVQTMFRKNFKLKLKYVDASAVFLKALKGVSDPEKKRKIIGRVFVEVFEKESKKIKNVKFLAQGTLYPDVIESVSHKGPSAVIKSHHNVGGLPEKMGFKLLEPFRELFKDEVREIGAKLNMPAEVLGRHPFPGPGLAIRIIDSITADKVELLQKADKIVIEELKKEGWYNSVWQAFAVLLPVKSVGVMGDERTYENVCAVRVVASVDGMTADWVYLPQKLLANISNRIINEVRGINRVVYDISSKPPATIEWE; this comes from the coding sequence ATGGATAAAGTCTTAGTTCTTGATTTTGGTTCTCAATACACCCAACTGATAGCCCGCCGTATCCGTGAACAAAAAGTTTACTGCGAAATCCTTAATTGCCGCACCAGTCTTTCTAAAATTAAAGAATTTAATCCCAGCGCTATTGTTCTGTCGGGCGGTCCCGATAGTGTTCTTAATAAAAAATCGCCTAAAATTGACCCTCAAATTTTTAACCTGGGGCTCCCTATTTTGGGGATTTGTTACGGCCTTCAATTAATGGCTCATCATTTAGGGGGTAAGGTTACGCATTCTGAAAAAAGAGAGTATGGTAGGGCCGAAATTGACGTGGTGGCTCGTGATAACGAGTTACTTGCCGGTGTGCCGCAGGGCTCGGTGATTTGGATGAGCCATGGGGATTCTATCGACCAAATTCCTACCGGTTTTCAAACCCTGGCGCGCTCTCATAATGGCATTATCACCGCCTTTGGTGATAAAAACCGGCGCTTGTATGGGCTTCAGTTTCATCCCGAAGTTGTTCATTCCGAATCGGGCACTCAGGTGATCCGTAATTTTCTGCTTACTGTTGCCGGTCTCAAGGCCGATTGGACGATGGATTCTTTTATCGAGAAAGAAGTTGAAAGAATACGTTCTATTGTATTGAAAGATAATGTTATTTTAGGTTTATCGGGTGGGGTGGATTCGTCGGTTGCTGCTGTTCTTATTCAAAAAGCCATTGGTAAACAGCTGACCTGCATTTTTATCAATAATGGGGTGTTGCGCTATAAAGAGGCACAGGATGTTCAAACCATGTTCCGCAAAAATTTTAAGTTAAAACTAAAATATGTGGATGCCTCGGCGGTGTTTTTAAAGGCTTTAAAAGGGGTGAGTGACCCTGAGAAAAAACGCAAGATTATTGGCCGTGTATTTGTAGAGGTTTTTGAAAAAGAATCTAAGAAAATCAAGAATGTAAAGTTTTTAGCTCAAGGAACACTTTATCCTGATGTCATCGAAAGTGTATCTCACAAGGGGCCTTCGGCCGTGATTAAAAGTCATCACAATGTAGGGGGCTTACCCGAGAAAATGGGCTTTAAACTTTTGGAGCCATTCCGCGAATTGTTTAAAGATGAAGTGCGCGAAATTGGAGCTAAGCTCAATATGCCGGCCGAAGTTTTGGGACGTCACCCTTTTCCCGGGCCAGGGCTTGCTATTCGCATTATCGATTCTATTACCGCTGATAAAGTAGAACTTTTACAAAAGGCCGATAAGATTGTGATTGAAGAGCTAAAAAAAGAGGGATGGTACAACTCGGTATGGCAGGCTTTTGCTGTTTTGTTGCCCGTAAAATCGGTGGGGGTAATGGGGGATGAGCGCACCTATGAAAACGTTTGTGCTGTGCGTGTGGTAGCAAGCGTTGACGGCATGACTGCCGACTGGGTATACTTGCCACAAAAACTTCTGGCTAATATTTCAAACAGGATTATCAATGAAGTACGGGGGATTAATCGTGTTGTCTACGATATATCCTCAAAACCTCCCGCCACTATCGAGTGGGAATAG